In Alkalihalobacterium alkalinitrilicum, a genomic segment contains:
- the sspI gene encoding small acid-soluble spore protein SspI: MSFNLRGAILANVQGSSEDQVEATIADAMSSGEEKMLPGLGVLFEVYWKNASEDQKQQMVSQITNGLQR; the protein is encoded by the coding sequence ATGAGCTTTAATTTACGTGGGGCAATACTAGCGAATGTTCAAGGAAGTAGCGAAGATCAAGTCGAAGCAACAATAGCTGATGCGATGTCTAGTGGTGAAGAAAAAATGTTACCTGGACTCGGTGTACTATTCGAAGTGTATTGGAAAAATGCAAGTGAAGATCAGAAGCAACAGATGGTATCTCAAATTACAAATGGTCTTCAAAGATAA
- a CDS encoding sigma-w pathway protein ysdB, with product MVLLFRLLIIIAFILIIYSAIKYITNPKRKFELAHEKKQFHFHDEKQNVRKNVLVTYKGVLFEGEKYLGTTDKAFEVISVQVRVKNPELLQGLDREDFNVIEKEILIHYPSAQIEWKSPVKEFLSNQ from the coding sequence ATGGTCTTATTGTTTCGTTTATTAATCATTATTGCTTTTATTTTAATTATATATAGTGCGATTAAATACATTACGAACCCGAAGCGGAAATTTGAACTTGCTCATGAAAAAAAGCAATTTCATTTCCATGACGAGAAACAAAATGTACGGAAAAATGTTCTTGTTACGTATAAAGGCGTCCTATTTGAAGGTGAGAAATATTTAGGAACGACAGATAAAGCGTTTGAAGTTATTTCTGTACAAGTTCGGGTAAAAAATCCAGAGTTATTGCAAGGCTTAGATCGGGAAGACTTTAACGTTATCGAAAAAGAAATACTCATTCATTATCCGAGTGCCCAAATTGAATGGAAAAGTCCAGTCAAAGAATTTCTTAGTAACCAATAA
- the rpmI gene encoding 50S ribosomal protein L35, whose amino-acid sequence MPKMKTHRGAAKRFKKTGSGKLKRSHAFTSHLFGNKSQKQKRKLRKAGMVHSGDFKRIREMLTYKK is encoded by the coding sequence ATGCCTAAAATGAAAACTCATAGAGGCGCTGCTAAGCGTTTTAAAAAGACTGGATCAGGTAAGTTGAAGCGTTCACACGCGTTTACAAGCCACTTATTCGGTAACAAGTCACAAAAGCAAAAACGTAAGCTTCGTAAAGCAGGAATGGTTCATTCTGGTGACTTCAAACGTATTAGAGAAATGTTAACATACAAAAAATAA
- a CDS encoding M42 family metallopeptidase, which produces MANLDPTLQMLKELTDANGIPGNEKEPREVMKRFIEPYATEVYTDNLGSLIAKKTGSQEGPKIMVAGHLDEIGFMVTSIEDKGYLRFQTVGGWWEQVMLAQRVTIMTKNGYVPGVIGSKPPHILSPEVRKKPVDKKDMFIDIGATSKEEAMEFGVRPGDAVVPVCDFTVMKNEKYLMAKAWDNRIGCAIAIEVLKQLKDVEHPNTVYGVGTVQEEVGLRGARTSAHLIQPDIGFGVDVGIAGDTPGVSEKDALAKMGEGPQIIMYDASMVSHKGLRDFVTSTAEENNIPYQFDYVAGGGTDSGAIHLTANGVPSLSITIATRYIHTHAAILHRDDFENAVKLIVEVIKKLDSDTVKEITFD; this is translated from the coding sequence ATGGCAAATTTAGATCCAACGTTACAAATGTTAAAAGAGTTAACAGATGCTAACGGAATTCCTGGAAATGAAAAAGAGCCTCGCGAAGTTATGAAGCGTTTTATCGAGCCTTATGCAACAGAAGTTTACACAGATAATTTAGGAAGCTTAATTGCAAAGAAAACAGGGTCACAAGAAGGACCTAAAATTATGGTTGCAGGTCATTTAGATGAAATTGGCTTTATGGTCACGAGTATTGAAGATAAAGGATACCTACGTTTCCAAACTGTTGGTGGCTGGTGGGAGCAAGTCATGCTCGCTCAACGTGTCACGATTATGACGAAAAACGGATATGTACCTGGTGTTATTGGTTCGAAACCACCACATATTTTATCGCCAGAAGTACGTAAAAAGCCAGTAGATAAGAAAGACATGTTTATTGATATTGGTGCAACAAGCAAAGAAGAGGCGATGGAGTTTGGTGTACGACCAGGAGATGCTGTTGTTCCAGTTTGTGATTTCACTGTTATGAAAAATGAAAAATACTTAATGGCGAAAGCATGGGATAACCGTATTGGTTGTGCGATCGCAATTGAAGTATTAAAACAATTAAAAGATGTAGAGCATCCGAATACAGTCTATGGTGTAGGAACCGTTCAAGAAGAAGTTGGGTTACGTGGTGCGAGAACATCAGCTCACTTGATCCAACCAGATATTGGTTTTGGTGTAGATGTTGGTATTGCAGGTGATACACCTGGTGTTAGCGAAAAAGATGCACTTGCTAAAATGGGTGAAGGTCCACAAATTATCATGTACGACGCATCAATGGTTTCTCATAAAGGCTTAAGAGACTTTGTAACTTCAACTGCAGAAGAAAATAATATTCCATATCAATTTGATTATGTAGCTGGTGGAGGAACAGATTCAGGCGCGATTCACTTAACTGCAAATGGTGTACCATCACTTTCCATTACAATCGCAACACGATACATCCACACACACGCTGCCATATTACACCGTGATGACTTCGAGAATGCAGTAAAATTAATTGTAGAAGTGATTAAGAAGTTAGACTCGGATACAGTGAAAGAAATTACGTTCGATTAA
- a CDS encoding DUF1294 domain-containing protein: protein MLYIVSYFIVVSLIGLLLMWLDKRWAIHRKQRIPERTLLFLAFIGGSLGIYFGMMQFRHKTKKPKFRVGIPVIILVQVASIIFLI from the coding sequence ATGTTGTATATTGTTTCATATTTTATTGTTGTAAGCCTTATCGGATTACTGCTCATGTGGTTGGACAAACGGTGGGCTATTCATAGAAAACAAAGAATTCCAGAACGGACACTTTTATTTTTGGCTTTCATTGGTGGGTCGCTTGGAATATATTTCGGTATGATGCAATTTCGTCATAAAACAAAAAAGCCAAAATTTAGGGTAGGTATACCTGTCATTATACTAGTTCAAGTTGCTTCTATTATTTTCCTAATTTAA
- a CDS encoding dUTP diphosphatase encodes MKVEKLFDMQRQLNDRIISEHRLEGQDLLAEQILALEVELGELANETRCFKYWSNKPPADRHIILEEYVDGLHFILSLGIVLKFENVEIQTIHFEGSLVQTFQRVYDLITKLHEQKTYESFTGLFDLYLFLGKNLGFTHQEIEQAYYDKNEVNHQRQDEGY; translated from the coding sequence TTGAAAGTAGAAAAACTATTTGATATGCAACGGCAATTAAACGACAGAATTATAAGTGAACACCGACTGGAAGGACAAGATCTATTGGCGGAACAAATTCTTGCACTTGAAGTGGAACTAGGGGAATTAGCTAATGAAACGAGGTGCTTTAAGTATTGGAGTAATAAACCACCAGCAGATCGTCACATTATATTAGAAGAATATGTAGATGGGCTTCATTTTATCCTATCATTAGGGATTGTTTTGAAGTTTGAAAATGTAGAAATTCAAACGATACATTTTGAAGGTTCTTTGGTTCAAACTTTTCAGAGAGTTTATGATTTGATTACAAAATTACATGAACAAAAAACGTACGAAAGTTTCACGGGTTTATTTGATCTGTATTTATTTCTCGGAAAAAATTTAGGGTTTACACATCAAGAAATTGAGCAGGCATATTATGATAAAAATGAAGTGAATCATCAACGACAAGATGAAGGATACTAA
- a CDS encoding EAL and GGDEF domain-containing protein, whose translation MSNKDVRGQGLLTIFDEVKQNMKKFELCQNEKEGLQQLQDYISVLNNSSILAVTDGEGFIVDVNDTFCKISQYSREELIGKKHNVLKSGYHDKAFYKNLWETIMSGVVWEGEIKNRRKDGSHYWVKTVIFPFIDDNGKPYKFISARTDITMGKEYEQELREQMKTDFKHIVRELHNLVFKVEEIKGKYVITLFDGQLAEVWDRKNDIINKAPGDVFSAETSETMVNYIAQVFQTGENISFEIVERKRYFHITLSPVLISGNIESVVGSASDLTELKQSELKIMHMAYHNHITDLPNRVRLIEDLKREMEHVNKTEANLGIILIDLDRFKHINDTAGHLVGDVVIIEVGKRISKISLFDLVGEVKLYHLGGDEFVLMIKGFREIDVNRVISRLYTALSQPFAYKDVDFYLTLSVGVGLYDPSQSIEAEEELLKQADLALLKAKDEGRNSCQLYTPQMNEDLIKKIEIESDIRKALEREEFVLYFQPQMDLFSNQMIGVEALIRWLHPTKGLISPAEFIPVAEETGLIIPIGEWVLNRACKHINEWKSLGINNVKMSVNIATSHFKRRDFSENVLQILSHANIDGDLIELEINESSLLENTAETTLTLEKLRKHNIRISIDDFGTGYSSLGYLKSFPITTLKIDQSFIRDLMSNEKDRAIVSTIINLAKNLKLEVVAEGVETEDALNFLKNEQCDVMQGYYYSKPLPAEQFINFVS comes from the coding sequence GTGAGTAATAAGGACGTAAGAGGGCAAGGTTTACTCACCATTTTTGATGAAGTGAAGCAGAATATGAAGAAATTTGAACTTTGTCAAAATGAAAAGGAAGGCTTACAACAGTTGCAAGACTATATATCAGTGCTTAACAATTCTTCTATCTTGGCTGTTACTGATGGGGAAGGATTTATCGTAGATGTTAACGATACTTTTTGTAAAATCTCACAGTATTCAAGAGAAGAACTAATAGGAAAAAAACATAACGTTTTAAAGTCTGGCTATCATGATAAAGCATTTTATAAAAATTTATGGGAAACGATTATGAGTGGTGTTGTATGGGAAGGTGAAATAAAAAACCGGAGAAAAGATGGGAGTCATTATTGGGTAAAAACTGTAATTTTCCCTTTTATCGATGATAATGGGAAGCCGTATAAATTTATTTCAGCTAGAACAGATATAACAATGGGGAAAGAATACGAACAAGAGCTTCGCGAACAGATGAAAACCGACTTTAAACATATTGTAAGGGAACTTCATAATCTTGTTTTTAAAGTAGAAGAAATAAAGGGGAAATATGTTATTACACTATTTGACGGTCAATTAGCGGAAGTATGGGACCGAAAAAATGACATAATAAACAAAGCTCCAGGAGATGTATTTTCAGCAGAAACTAGTGAAACGATGGTCAATTATATTGCACAAGTTTTTCAAACAGGTGAAAACATATCATTTGAAATTGTTGAACGTAAAAGGTATTTTCATATTACGTTATCCCCAGTCTTAATAAGTGGAAACATTGAATCTGTAGTGGGTTCTGCCAGTGATTTAACGGAATTGAAGCAGTCTGAATTGAAAATTATGCATATGGCTTATCATAATCATATTACAGACCTTCCAAACCGTGTAAGGTTAATTGAAGATTTAAAGCGTGAAATGGAACATGTAAATAAGACCGAAGCCAACTTAGGTATTATCCTAATTGATTTGGACCGCTTTAAACATATTAATGATACTGCAGGTCATTTAGTTGGCGATGTAGTAATTATTGAAGTAGGAAAAAGAATTTCAAAAATTTCCTTATTTGATTTAGTAGGAGAAGTGAAGTTATATCATCTAGGTGGAGATGAATTTGTCTTAATGATCAAAGGATTTCGAGAGATCGATGTAAATAGGGTGATTTCACGACTTTATACAGCATTATCCCAACCATTTGCATATAAAGACGTAGATTTTTATTTGACATTAAGTGTAGGAGTGGGTCTTTATGATCCCTCACAATCGATAGAAGCTGAGGAAGAATTACTGAAACAAGCAGATTTGGCCTTGTTAAAAGCGAAGGATGAAGGACGTAATTCTTGCCAACTCTACACTCCACAAATGAATGAAGATTTGATTAAGAAGATTGAAATTGAAAGTGATATTCGCAAGGCTTTAGAGAGAGAGGAATTTGTATTATACTTCCAACCGCAAATGGATCTCTTTTCTAATCAAATGATTGGGGTCGAAGCGCTTATTCGTTGGCTTCATCCTACTAAAGGGTTAATATCACCTGCAGAATTTATCCCTGTTGCTGAAGAGACGGGCTTGATTATTCCGATTGGTGAGTGGGTTTTGAATAGAGCTTGCAAGCATATAAATGAATGGAAGAGTTTAGGGATCAACAACGTTAAAATGTCGGTGAATATCGCGACAAGTCATTTTAAACGACGTGATTTTTCAGAAAATGTTCTTCAAATTCTAAGTCATGCAAATATTGACGGTGATTTAATCGAGTTAGAAATTAATGAAAGTAGTTTATTGGAAAATACAGCTGAAACAACACTGACACTTGAAAAGTTAAGAAAGCATAATATCCGAATTTCGATAGACGATTTTGGAACAGGTTACTCTTCTTTAGGTTATTTAAAGTCGTTTCCGATTACAACGTTAAAAATAGATCAATCCTTCATTCGAGATTTAATGAGTAATGAAAAAGACCGAGCGATTGTTTCTACGATAATCAATTTAGCGAAAAATTTAAAACTTGAAGTTGTCGCTGAAGGTGTAGAGACAGAAGATGCACTTAACTTCTTAAAAAATGAACAGTGCGATGTCATGCAAGGATATTATTACAGTAAACCATTACCTGCTGAACAATTTATTAATTTTGTTAGCTAA
- the thrS gene encoding threonine--tRNA ligase, with product MSDVLQITFPDGAVKEFPDGTSTEDIAASISPGLKKKSIAGKFNGELVDLRTPLKTDGVIEIVTQDSGDALEIMRHSTAHLLAQAVKRLFGDVKLGVGPVIENGFYYDIDSETPITAEDLPKIEKEMKKIINENIDINRVEVSRDEAVARYKEIDDQLKLELIEAIPAEEKVTIYEQGEFFDLCRGVHVPSTGKIKEFKLLSIAGAYWRGDSKNKMLQRIYGTAFFKKADLDEHLRLLEEAKERDHRKLGKELSLFTNSQKVGQGLPLWLPKGATIRRLIERYIVDKEVRLGYDHVYTPVLGSSELYKTSGHWDHYRDSMFPVMEMDNEELVLRPMNCPHHMMVYKHDIHSYRKLPIRIAELGTMHRYEMSGAVTGLQRVRGMTLNDAHIFCRPDQIKDEFIRVVRLIQEVYKDFGLNDYSFRLSYRDPEDKEKYFDDDQMWNKAQSMLKEAMDDLGVEYFEAEGEAAFYGPKLDVQVRTALGKDETLSTVQLDFLLPERFDLTYVGEDGKPHRPVVIHRGVVSTMERFVAFLIEEYKGAFPTWIAPVQVQVIPVSPDVHLDYAKRVAETLQADGIRVEIDERDEKIGYKIREAQMQKIPYMLVLGDQEIEGEAVNVRKYGEQKSTSIPLVGFVNQIKEIVEQRGK from the coding sequence ATGTCAGATGTATTGCAAATTACATTTCCAGATGGTGCTGTAAAGGAGTTTCCAGATGGAACGTCGACAGAAGATATTGCAGCATCAATTAGCCCAGGACTTAAGAAAAAATCAATTGCGGGTAAATTTAATGGCGAATTAGTCGATCTACGTACACCCCTTAAGACAGATGGAGTAATTGAAATTGTTACTCAAGACTCAGGAGATGCTTTAGAAATTATGCGACACAGTACCGCGCATTTATTAGCACAAGCCGTTAAGCGACTTTTCGGAGACGTGAAGCTTGGAGTTGGCCCAGTAATTGAAAATGGGTTTTACTACGATATTGACAGTGAAACGCCAATAACAGCTGAAGATCTACCGAAAATTGAAAAAGAAATGAAGAAAATTATCAATGAAAACATCGACATTAACCGTGTTGAAGTTAGTCGCGATGAAGCGGTCGCTCGCTATAAAGAAATTGATGATCAACTTAAACTAGAACTCATTGAAGCCATCCCAGCTGAAGAAAAGGTTACAATCTATGAACAAGGTGAATTTTTTGACCTTTGTCGTGGCGTGCATGTTCCATCTACTGGAAAAATCAAAGAGTTTAAATTATTAAGTATTGCTGGTGCGTATTGGCGTGGAGATAGTAAAAATAAAATGCTTCAACGTATTTACGGAACAGCTTTCTTTAAGAAAGCAGACCTTGATGAGCATTTACGTTTATTAGAGGAAGCGAAAGAACGTGACCATCGTAAGCTAGGAAAAGAACTTAGTTTATTTACGAACTCACAAAAAGTAGGACAAGGTTTACCTCTTTGGCTTCCAAAAGGAGCAACGATTCGTCGTTTAATTGAAAGATACATCGTCGATAAAGAAGTTCGCTTAGGGTATGATCACGTTTATACACCAGTTTTGGGTAGTTCTGAATTATATAAAACATCGGGACACTGGGATCATTATCGCGATAGTATGTTTCCAGTGATGGAAATGGATAATGAAGAACTCGTCCTTCGTCCAATGAACTGCCCTCATCATATGATGGTGTACAAGCATGATATTCATAGCTATCGAAAGTTACCAATTCGTATTGCTGAACTTGGGACGATGCATCGTTATGAAATGAGTGGTGCGGTTACAGGATTACAAAGGGTACGAGGTATGACGTTAAATGATGCTCATATTTTCTGTCGACCAGACCAGATTAAAGATGAGTTCATCCGTGTAGTTCGTCTCATTCAAGAAGTGTATAAAGACTTTGGTTTAAATGATTATTCGTTCCGATTATCATATCGTGATCCTGAAGATAAAGAGAAATACTTTGACGATGATCAAATGTGGAATAAAGCGCAAAGTATGTTAAAAGAAGCGATGGATGATTTAGGTGTGGAATACTTTGAAGCTGAAGGTGAAGCAGCGTTTTACGGGCCGAAGTTGGATGTCCAAGTGCGTACAGCGTTAGGAAAAGATGAAACATTATCGACGGTTCAACTTGACTTCTTATTACCAGAGCGATTTGATTTAACCTATGTAGGGGAAGATGGAAAGCCTCATCGTCCAGTGGTTATCCACCGTGGTGTAGTATCAACAATGGAACGTTTCGTTGCCTTCTTAATTGAAGAATATAAAGGAGCTTTCCCAACGTGGATTGCACCTGTTCAAGTTCAAGTGATTCCAGTCTCTCCTGACGTTCACCTCGACTATGCGAAACGCGTAGCTGAAACGTTACAGGCAGATGGCATTCGAGTAGAGATTGACGAACGGGATGAAAAAATTGGATATAAAATCCGTGAAGCACAAATGCAAAAGATACCTTATATGCTTGTCCTTGGTGATCAAGAAATTGAAGGTGAAGCTGTAAATGTACGAAAATACGGTGAGCAAAAGTCAACATCAATACCGCTTGTAGGTTTCGTAAACCAAATCAAAGAAATTGTAGAACAACGTGGAAAATAA
- a CDS encoding TrmH family RNA methyltransferase, which produces MNRIESVKNPKVKQWKKLHTKKGRDAEKQFILEGTHLIEEARTSGIVPEELIISEEYDVPKSWSDWQVPITYVTDRVMVELSETRTPQGVIAICQQFEHLLAPKKGKYLFLDAVQDPGNVGTIIRTADAAGMDGVVLGDGSVDLYNGKVIRSTQGSLFHLPIIRGNLNEWVTNMKTLEIPVYGTALENGRDYNEVETTSSYALIVGNEGEGVSKELLKQTDLNLYVPIYGKAESLNVAIATAILIYGLRNQ; this is translated from the coding sequence ATGAATCGAATTGAATCGGTGAAAAACCCGAAAGTGAAACAGTGGAAAAAACTACATACAAAAAAAGGACGAGACGCAGAAAAGCAATTTATACTTGAAGGAACTCATTTAATAGAAGAAGCACGTACATCGGGGATTGTGCCAGAAGAACTAATTATATCCGAAGAATATGATGTGCCAAAAAGTTGGTCGGATTGGCAAGTTCCGATTACTTATGTGACGGACCGCGTGATGGTAGAGCTAAGTGAAACTCGAACTCCACAAGGTGTCATCGCTATCTGTCAACAGTTTGAGCATCTTTTAGCTCCTAAAAAAGGAAAATATCTATTTCTCGATGCCGTTCAAGACCCAGGTAATGTTGGCACGATTATCCGTACTGCCGATGCTGCAGGAATGGATGGGGTCGTGTTAGGTGATGGTTCAGTGGATCTATATAATGGCAAAGTCATTCGTTCAACACAAGGTTCGCTTTTCCATCTTCCGATAATAAGAGGTAACTTAAATGAGTGGGTTACTAACATGAAAACACTTGAAATCCCAGTTTATGGGACGGCGCTTGAGAATGGACGAGATTATAACGAAGTAGAGACAACATCATCTTATGCACTCATTGTTGGTAATGAAGGTGAAGGGGTTTCAAAAGAGCTATTAAAACAAACGGACTTGAACTTGTATGTTCCCATTTACGGTAAGGCTGAATCATTAAATGTCGCGATTGCAACAGCTATCTTAATATATGGATTGAGAAATCAATAA
- the rplT gene encoding 50S ribosomal protein L20, whose translation MPRVKGGYVARRRRKKVLKLAKGYHGSKHRLFKSAQVQVMKSFLYAYRDRRQKKRDFRKLWITRINAAARMNGLSYSRLMHGLKVAEINVNRKMLADLAVNDEKAFAELAAKAKASLNA comes from the coding sequence ATGCCAAGAGTAAAAGGCGGATATGTAGCTCGTCGTCGTCGTAAAAAGGTATTAAAGTTAGCAAAAGGTTATCACGGTTCCAAACACCGTTTATTTAAATCAGCACAAGTACAGGTAATGAAATCATTCTTATACGCTTACCGTGATCGTCGTCAAAAGAAGCGTGATTTCCGTAAATTATGGATCACACGTATTAACGCGGCTGCTCGTATGAACGGATTATCTTACAGCCGTTTAATGCACGGTTTAAAAGTTGCTGAGATCAATGTTAACCGTAAAATGCTTGCTGACTTAGCGGTAAACGATGAGAAAGCATTTGCAGAATTAGCTGCGAAAGCAAAAGCAAGTTTAAACGCATAA
- a CDS encoding TVP38/TMEM64 family protein — protein MEQSLDSIQFVIEESGWLAPLFFILLHVLRQIFFIPVILVCLLGGYLFGVFYGTIYSLVGLIFTSLAFYIIAKKFPKVTTKLFYLKKKYFGSYHRMSLVQMMIIRLMPFIHFHLISLYLLEISKNVREYTKYSFYACIPPAFVFTAFGHMIHELPLVLSLTLVGLLFIAFTFIGKKEVTYKWSDFFTAKS, from the coding sequence GTGGAACAGTCGTTAGATTCCATTCAGTTTGTTATTGAGGAAAGTGGATGGTTAGCCCCTTTATTTTTTATCTTACTGCATGTATTAAGGCAAATTTTCTTTATTCCTGTTATTCTTGTTTGTCTATTAGGTGGTTATTTATTTGGTGTATTTTATGGCACGATCTATTCATTAGTAGGTTTAATTTTTACGAGTTTAGCATTTTATATCATTGCCAAAAAGTTCCCGAAAGTAACGACAAAGCTTTTCTATTTAAAGAAAAAATACTTTGGGTCCTATCATAGAATGAGTCTAGTACAGATGATGATTATCCGCTTAATGCCCTTTATTCATTTTCATTTAATTTCTTTATATTTACTTGAAATCTCAAAAAATGTAAGAGAATATACGAAGTACTCTTTCTATGCTTGTATTCCTCCTGCGTTTGTATTTACCGCATTCGGACATATGATTCATGAGTTACCACTTGTTTTAAGTTTAACGTTAGTTGGTCTTTTATTTATTGCATTTACATTTATCGGGAAGAAAGAAGTTACGTATAAGTGGAGTGATTTCTTTACCGCAAAATCATAA
- the pheS gene encoding phenylalanine--tRNA ligase subunit alpha: MKDRLEGLKTEALEKVAQADTLKALQDIRVAYLGKKGPITEVLRGMGQLSAEERPLIGQMANDVRAAITEKLEEKESHLEAQEVERKLAEESIDVTLPGRPVAKGARHPLTAVVEHVEDVFIGMGFEVAEGPEVETDYYNFEALNLPKDHPARDMQDSFYITNDLLLRTHTSPVQARTMEEYQGQGPVKIICPGKVFRRDDDDATHSHQFMQIEGLYIDENVRMSDLKGVLATFAKRYFGEERTIRLRPSFFPFTEPSVEVDVSCGICGGKGCRVCKQTGWIEVLGAGMVHPRVLEMGGFDPKKYSGFAFGMGVERLAMLKYGIDDIRHFYTNDLRFLEQFKRV; this comes from the coding sequence ATGAAAGATCGATTAGAAGGTCTGAAAACAGAAGCGCTTGAAAAAGTGGCGCAAGCTGATACGTTAAAAGCATTACAAGATATTCGTGTCGCTTATTTAGGAAAGAAAGGTCCAATTACGGAAGTGTTAAGAGGGATGGGGCAACTATCAGCAGAAGAACGACCACTTATAGGGCAAATGGCCAATGATGTTCGTGCCGCTATTACTGAAAAATTAGAAGAAAAAGAGTCACATCTAGAAGCACAAGAAGTAGAGCGTAAATTAGCTGAGGAAAGTATCGATGTGACACTTCCAGGCAGACCAGTCGCAAAAGGAGCTCGTCATCCATTAACAGCGGTTGTTGAGCATGTCGAAGATGTTTTTATCGGAATGGGCTTTGAGGTGGCTGAAGGTCCAGAAGTTGAAACAGATTATTATAACTTTGAAGCACTCAACTTACCGAAAGATCACCCAGCACGTGATATGCAGGATTCTTTTTATATTACTAATGATTTGTTATTACGTACACATACGTCACCAGTTCAAGCCCGTACGATGGAAGAATATCAAGGACAAGGCCCTGTGAAAATCATTTGTCCAGGAAAAGTATTCAGACGAGATGATGATGACGCCACTCACTCGCATCAGTTTATGCAAATCGAAGGGCTTTACATAGACGAAAATGTCCGCATGAGTGATTTAAAGGGTGTTCTTGCTACGTTTGCTAAGAGATATTTTGGTGAAGAACGTACGATTCGTCTTCGTCCAAGTTTCTTCCCGTTTACAGAGCCTTCTGTTGAAGTGGATGTTTCGTGTGGAATTTGTGGTGGAAAAGGTTGTAGAGTTTGTAAACAAACAGGTTGGATTGAAGTGCTTGGCGCTGGTATGGTACATCCACGCGTTCTTGAAATGGGTGGATTCGATCCAAAGAAATATAGTGGCTTTGCTTTCGGTATGGGTGTTGAACGTCTCGCAATGTTAAAGTACGGTATTGATGATATTCGTCATTTTTATACAAATGACTTACGATTCTTAGAACAATTTAAACGAGTGTAA
- the infC gene encoding translation initiation factor IF-3 translates to MLINEAIRAREVRLIGPNGDQIGVKSKQEALEMAQKANLDLVMVAPNAKPPVCRIMDFGKFKYEQQKKDKEARKNQKVINIKEVRLSPTIEDNDFNTKLRNARKFLEKGDKVKAAIRFRGRAITHSEIGRRVLERLATECEDIAIVEAKPKMEGRSMFLVLAPKSEK, encoded by the coding sequence ATGTTGATCAATGAGGCCATTCGCGCCCGTGAAGTACGTCTCATCGGTCCAAATGGCGATCAAATTGGAGTTAAGTCGAAACAAGAAGCTTTAGAAATGGCACAAAAGGCTAATCTTGATTTAGTTATGGTTGCGCCGAACGCAAAACCACCGGTGTGCCGTATCATGGATTTTGGTAAGTTTAAGTATGAGCAGCAGAAGAAAGATAAAGAAGCTCGTAAAAATCAAAAAGTGATTAATATTAAAGAAGTACGTCTCAGTCCAACGATTGAAGATAATGACTTTAATACGAAACTTCGTAATGCGAGAAAGTTCCTTGAAAAAGGTGACAAAGTAAAAGCTGCTATCCGTTTCCGTGGCCGTGCGATTACTCACTCTGAAATTGGCCGTAGAGTTTTAGAACGGTTAGCAACTGAGTGTGAGGACATTGCGATTGTTGAGGCAAAGCCGAAGATGGAAGGCCGAAGCATGTTCTTAGTACTTGCTCCAAAAAGTGAAAAGTAA